The Osmerus eperlanus chromosome 25, fOsmEpe2.1, whole genome shotgun sequence genome contains a region encoding:
- the snx18a gene encoding sorting nexin-18a isoform X1, with amino-acid sequence MLSMALKARALYDFNSENPGEISVKENEIVTLYSEQDIEGWLEGSNSKGDRGLFPASYVEVLKDYTASTLNNNSTSGDVSQGSRYANIPTGGFDAPFKTKNQVENITKSSAPACNTYAPSGQQQHSYQASQGSDDDWDDDWDDSSTVADEPGVGGGHYQDIDGNGPSTYRVSTSSVLRGGNAQHAKSSATVSRNLNRFSTFVKSGGEAFVLGEAAGFVKDGDKICVVLGQYGPEWQENPYPFGCTIDDPTKQTKFKGMKSYIAYKLTPSHTQTQVNRRYKHFDWLYARLVEKFPVISVPHIPEKQATGRFEEDFISKRRKGLTWWMNHMTSHPVLSKCDVFQHFLTCSSTDEKAWKQGKRKAEKDEMVGANFFLTISPPAVPLDLQEVESKIDGFKVFTKKMDDSVLQVNATINEFARKQITGFKKEYQKVGQSFKVLSQAFEMDQQPYSVGLNQAISFTGEAYESIGEYFAEQPKHDLDPVMDLLALYQGHLANYPDIIHVQKGALTKVKESQKHMEEGKMDTPQAEGVSERCNIISFATLAEIQHFHQIRVRDYKAQMQHHLQQQIGFFQKITGKLEEALQKYDNA; translated from the exons TAAAGCGAGGGCTTTGTATGACTTTAACTCTGAAAACCCCGGGGAGATATCAGTGAAGGAAAATGAAATTGTGACTCTGTACAGCGAACAGGACATTGAAGGCTGGTTAGAGGGATCAAACAGCAAAGGGGATCGCGGATTGTTCCCTGCGTCTTACGTTGAGGTTCTGAAGGACTACACCGCTTCCACGTTGAACAACAACAGCACATCTGGAGACGTTAGCCAGGGATCCCGTTACGCCAATATTCCAACCGGAGGATTTGACGCACCGTTTAAAACTAAGAATCAAGTTGAGAACATCACCAAATCATCCGCACCGGCGTGTAACACTTACGCTCCCTCGGGGCAACAGCAGCACAGCTATCAGGCGAGTCAAGGGAGCGACGACGATTGGGATGATGACTGGGACGATAGCTCAACTGTAGCAGACGAGCCGGGCGTTGGTGGTGGACATTACCAAGATATCGATGGCAATGGACCGTCTACGTACAGGGTGTCAACATCTTCGGTGTTACGAGGTGGTAACGCTCAACATGCCAAAAGCTCCGCAACCGTCAGTAGAAATCTGAACAGGTTTTCAACATTTGTGAAGTCTGGGGGGGAGGCGTTCGTCCTCGGGGAGGCTGCGGGGTTTGTGAAGGACGGAGACAAGATTTGTGTCGTGCTGGGTCAATACGGCCCAGAGTGGCAGGAGAACCCGTACCCTTTCGGGTGCACAATAGACGACCCAACCAAACAGACCAAATTCAAAGGTATGAAAAGTTACATTGCCTACAAGCTGACGCCGAGCCACACGCAAACTCAGGTGAACAGAAGGTATAAGCATTTCGACTGGCTCTACGCCAGGTTGGTCGAGAAGTTCCCCGTCATCTCAGTGCCACACATCCCAGAGAAACAAGCCACTGGCCGCTTTGAGGAAGACTTCATTTCCAAAAGGAGAAAGGGTCTAACGTGGTGGATGAACCACATGACCAGCCACCCAGTTTTGTCCAAGTGTGATGTTTTCCAACACTTCCTAACCTGCAGTAGCACTGACGAGAAAGCCTGGAAGCAGGGGAAACGGAAGGCGGAGAAGGATGAGATGGTGGGGGCCAATTTCTTCCTGACCATCAGCCCCCCAGCAGTCCCTCTCGACCTGCAGGAAGTCGAGAGCAAAATCGACGGCTTCAAGGTGTTCACGAAAAAGATGGACGACAGCGTTTTGCAAGTCAACGCCACCATCAACGAATTCGCCCGAAAGCAGATCACAGGATTTAAGAAGGAATACCAGAAAGTTGGGCAGTCGTTTAAAGTCCTCAGTCAAGCCTTCGAAATGGACCAGCAGCCGTATTCTGTCGGTTTGAACCAGGCGATCTCTTTCACCGGGGAGGCTTACGAGTCCATCGGAGAGTACTTTGCAGAGCAACCAAAGCATGACCTTGACCCTGTGATGGATCTGTTAGCACTGTACCAAGGACATCTAGCAAACTACCCAGATATCATCCATGTTCAGAAAG GAGCGTTGACGAAGGTGAAGGAGAGCCAGAAGCACATGGAGGAGGGCAAGATGGACACCCCCCAAGCGGAGGGTGTCAGCGAGCGCTGCAACATCATCTCCTTCGCCACGCTGGCTGAGATCCAGCACTTCCACCAGATCCGCGTGCGcgactacaaggcccagatgCAGCACCACCTTCAGCAGCAGATCGGATTCTTCCAGAAGATCACGGGGAAGCTGGAGGAAGCCCTACAGAAGTACGACAACGCATAG
- the snx18a gene encoding sorting nexin-18a isoform X2, producing the protein MLSMALKARALYDFNSENPGEISVKENEIVTLYSEQDIEGWLEGSNSKGDRGLFPASYVEVLKDYTASTLNNNSTSGDVSQGSRYANIPTGGFDAPFKTKNQVENITKSSAPACNTYAPSGQQQHSYQASQGSDDDWDDDWDDSSTVADEPGVGGGHYQDIDGNGPSTYRVSTSSVLRGGNAQHAKSSATVSRNLNRFSTFVKSGGEAFVLGEAAGFVKDGDKICVVLGQYGPEWQENPYPFGCTIDDPTKQTKFKGMKSYIAYKLTPSHTQTQVNRRYKHFDWLYARLVEKFPVISVPHIPEKQATGRFEEDFISKRRKGLTWWMNHMTSHPVLSKCDVFQHFLTCSSTDEKAWKQGKRKAEKDEMVGANFFLTISPPAVPLDLQEVESKIDGFKVFTKKMDDSVLQVNATINEFARKQITGFKKEYQKVGQSFKVLSQAFEMDQQPYSVGLNQAISFTGEAYDTVPRTSSKLPRYHPCSERSVDEGEGEPEAHGGGQDGHPPSGGCQRALQHHLLRHAG; encoded by the exons TAAAGCGAGGGCTTTGTATGACTTTAACTCTGAAAACCCCGGGGAGATATCAGTGAAGGAAAATGAAATTGTGACTCTGTACAGCGAACAGGACATTGAAGGCTGGTTAGAGGGATCAAACAGCAAAGGGGATCGCGGATTGTTCCCTGCGTCTTACGTTGAGGTTCTGAAGGACTACACCGCTTCCACGTTGAACAACAACAGCACATCTGGAGACGTTAGCCAGGGATCCCGTTACGCCAATATTCCAACCGGAGGATTTGACGCACCGTTTAAAACTAAGAATCAAGTTGAGAACATCACCAAATCATCCGCACCGGCGTGTAACACTTACGCTCCCTCGGGGCAACAGCAGCACAGCTATCAGGCGAGTCAAGGGAGCGACGACGATTGGGATGATGACTGGGACGATAGCTCAACTGTAGCAGACGAGCCGGGCGTTGGTGGTGGACATTACCAAGATATCGATGGCAATGGACCGTCTACGTACAGGGTGTCAACATCTTCGGTGTTACGAGGTGGTAACGCTCAACATGCCAAAAGCTCCGCAACCGTCAGTAGAAATCTGAACAGGTTTTCAACATTTGTGAAGTCTGGGGGGGAGGCGTTCGTCCTCGGGGAGGCTGCGGGGTTTGTGAAGGACGGAGACAAGATTTGTGTCGTGCTGGGTCAATACGGCCCAGAGTGGCAGGAGAACCCGTACCCTTTCGGGTGCACAATAGACGACCCAACCAAACAGACCAAATTCAAAGGTATGAAAAGTTACATTGCCTACAAGCTGACGCCGAGCCACACGCAAACTCAGGTGAACAGAAGGTATAAGCATTTCGACTGGCTCTACGCCAGGTTGGTCGAGAAGTTCCCCGTCATCTCAGTGCCACACATCCCAGAGAAACAAGCCACTGGCCGCTTTGAGGAAGACTTCATTTCCAAAAGGAGAAAGGGTCTAACGTGGTGGATGAACCACATGACCAGCCACCCAGTTTTGTCCAAGTGTGATGTTTTCCAACACTTCCTAACCTGCAGTAGCACTGACGAGAAAGCCTGGAAGCAGGGGAAACGGAAGGCGGAGAAGGATGAGATGGTGGGGGCCAATTTCTTCCTGACCATCAGCCCCCCAGCAGTCCCTCTCGACCTGCAGGAAGTCGAGAGCAAAATCGACGGCTTCAAGGTGTTCACGAAAAAGATGGACGACAGCGTTTTGCAAGTCAACGCCACCATCAACGAATTCGCCCGAAAGCAGATCACAGGATTTAAGAAGGAATACCAGAAAGTTGGGCAGTCGTTTAAAGTCCTCAGTCAAGCCTTCGAAATGGACCAGCAGCCGTATTCTGTCGGTTTGAACCAGGCGATCTCTTTCACCGGGGAGGCTTACGA CACTGTACCAAGGACATCTAGCAAACTACCCAGATATCATCCATGTTCAGAAAG GAGCGTTGACGAAGGTGAAGGAGAGCCAGAAGCACATGGAGGAGGGCAAGATGGACACCCCCCAAGCGGAGGGTGTCAGCGAGCGCTGCAACATCATCTCCTTCGCCACGCTGGCTGA